Sequence from the Nymphaea colorata isolate Beijing-Zhang1983 chromosome 9, ASM883128v2, whole genome shotgun sequence genome:
TATTATTTGAAAATTAGGCAACTGCAATGCACAGTTATGTGTCCTTTAACCATACAGTATCTATCAGAATGTTTACCAATATTTTATTATTGCAATTGCACActtatttttttgcttgatctttcatttcagtAACagcattgaaatttgaaacctTGACACCTGAAAATTTCTCTGTCCTCTGTATCGTATCCACTGGCATGGATAACAAGATTCTAGCTTAATGCAAAATGTATGTCTTTTGCTCAATTTTTCACTTTGTAATCAGCATTGAAGCCTTGAAATGACCGGTGACATGGCCCCACACCTCAGACTATGATTCCCTTCTTTGGAGGACAACGGTTAATCAGCATTGAAGCCTTGAAATGACCCGTGCCATAGCCCCACATCCCAGACTCTAGATTCCCTTCTTTGGAGGACAAAGGTCCCCATCCTGAGGTACTGGGTACGTACCGGGCTGAGCAGTTGAGGCTGagaaattgatttgttttgaaCCAACATTACAAACCACACCCATAAAGCACTGCACAAAGCGAGTAAGAGAACTTTGTTCGTGATATTGCTTTGTTTATGAGTACTTTCTATGGGAAATCCCTGATCAGAGCACTCACAACCTGAAATTCCCGAGGGAAGAAGCCCTTGCAAAGCAAACTGCCAGGGCTCTGCTTGTTTAAAGCATGCATTTGCTTTCATCTGACAAGAGATCCAGGCAAGTTGTAAAAATAAAGGAAGTCAAAAAGAGGACAGGGTGCTGGACCATGCAACCCAAGGCTCAAAATTCATGAATGGAAAGCAGATTTCAAGTAGGTCAAAGGACTTTGAAAAAGGTTTACAAAAGCACCAAAATATTTACAGAGATAGACACACTTATTAGACAGTAGCAATAATAGTCAAAAACTCACCTCCCGCCATAGAGAAGGAATCCGAGGGATGCAAACAATGACACCGCTGTCACAACATGCAAGACGAGGTGAATAGTTGACTTAAGGCTCAGGAATTCACAAAAGAAACCAGTCAATCTTTAACAACTATGATCTTTATAGCacacaaattaaaataaaaaagggtcCATTAACACAAACCTGCAAAGAAAAGCTTGGAGAGGGTGACCACAAAATGAACAGGCTTCCACCACATAACCAACCACAGTGCTATCTGGCAGAAagtaatgaagaaaaaagtgaagatCACAAACCCAGGATGAAGGCGTTAAAACATAAACATGTAAAAACATGGATTGTTACTTAGAAAGGTTGACCATGTCATGTGATACTAATGAAGTATACAATGGAGCTAGGCACTACCAAGGTAAAGCCACACCAATATGAAGAGCACTCAAAAGCTTTGAGAATCTTTTGTAATAAGATCTGGGTTATGTAATTACACTTTGAATGGAACTCGGACATGAACGAGTTCAGTCACATACCTAGCAGGCTAGCACCAGTATTGACACCAACAAGGATGTGCATGTGTTCGGCAAAAGTGGAATAAATATTACTCTGCTGCTGTACATAACCAGTTTTGCTTCTGGTATTAGGTAGGTTCCTAGTACTAAATTATGAGACAAATCATCACAACCATAAACcaaactctaaaaaaaaaaaagtgaaaaataattGAGTGGCTGAGACTCTTGAGACTTGTTCAAGCTTGAAGTCATACATATCAAAGTCAAAGGTGAACAAGTAGATGTTATACTGCTATGGCAAACACCTCAAAGTTAAATTTGTTTTCTagtaaaaacaaattattcCCTTTTAACAGAATTATTGTGTCTGCAGTGATGAAAAGAATACTGGAAAAGCTATTCTGGTAAGGTAATTTAgatttcatcatcatcatcaccccTTTCACTTTTTGCCCCTGACTCTTTGCATTATGTGTTTCAAGCTGTTTGGATGCAACATAACAGTTTGTGTTTTTTGCTGGTTGCAAGCAACCAAGAAAATGCATTCATCAAGGAAGAATACAACTTAATAAGAAACAATGGACTAGATCTAATCTAAAATCAATTGatacaaaataattttgttgTCACTCATAACACGGACACCACCTTCATCCTCAATTATGAATCCAATAACAAGACTGTTTTGTAAGTAAAGGTAACAtgggaaagagagggagacaATCAGATCAACAGCCATTATATAAATTATTCAAAGATCCCATGTTAGCAGGCAAAGCCATTCAAATCCCATTAATAACCAACACAATTTCCATAAGTTGTCGTACCAATGCTTTCACCTAAGACACTTTTCACAAAATAAGCTGAGCCATAAAAGCTCCAAACTCGGTAATGTGGTATTgcataaaagcttgtgaaattaattttatattagAATTTCGTACCTAACATTTTCTCATCAAGTACAAAAACACGGACATGTATCTATAGACTTTAAGTACCAGACGATGTTTCAATATGTTCCCATGCAATTCATGCTATGCAGCTAAAAGAGCTAGTTGGTACTTGGGCATGGACAAACCTACAACTTCTAATCTGTCTGGGCAACACtgataacttttcaaaaataacatagaaaaagGGTACAACATTAGCTTAaagaataaatatataaagGTCCACGAGCGAATTACTATTATGTGAAGTGATGTATTACAAGAATCATAAACTTTGTGTAAAGAACTctttctaatttaaaaaaatagaaaaataagaataaacCTAAACAGCCTAATTGCATAATAAAATGGTATTAGGTACAAATGGAACTACCATTTACTCATCGAACAACTCAATATTTGTCAACCTTCAAATATTAATGTCAGGTGCTATATATCAGCTCCTAGACCAAAAAACCATGGAAGCCTCATCCCTTCATGCTTGAGATGAGTCTTAAACCTTTTTCCATTAGATGCGTAAGTATACCTCTTTATGTAACCTTAGAccaggaaaaataaaatgttttggTACTTTCAAAACACCATGGAAGACTCATCCCTTCATGCTTGAGATGAGTCTCAAACCTTTTTCCATTACATGCAACCGTAGAccaggaaaaataaaatattatggtACTTTTATGTTTTGAAGCTGTAACACAAGACACCCATCCTATGGAACCATATTACCATAATGTACAATGAAAATATCTAACACAAGTTACtcctgaaacaaaaaaattaaatctcaGACACAAGGGATTATCTTCTTTGTTCCCCTCAAGTTTAAATATTTACGGTGGGTACGAGATAAGATGGATATACAGAGCACATCAACTCATGCAACCAAGAGTATCAAAACAGCATTTGATTTGGTTTTGCAAAAATgtttactgaaaaaaaaaaaaaggaaaacctagTTAGCGGTCACCTATGCTTCCATACTTTCCTAAGTGCTATACTTGGATATAGGGAACGAAGGTGGCCCATGTGaggcatttcattacattgaGTTCTTATATGTTCAACCCAGGTACCTAAACTTCAATATGGATTATCTGCCACCTATTATATAGGTAAGCATGGGGTTACGCATAGGAATTTTTATGATACATAGGTTGTATCGACAGCTGCTGATGGACCAAAGAAGAAAGTGGAAAAAGCATGAAAAGGACAGGATTAAAGGAATTaaagaaggaaggagagaagATGACAAAAAAGGAGCCACGTGTTAGCTCCTGCAAACACGCCGACAGAAGGTTACTCAATTCTAAGGACAGCCCAGCCCAGCTCTGTACACCTCTAACTCTGCACCCAACCCGACTCAGGACTCTAggacaagaaacaagaaaaaaaacctaTTGATATTAAGGACCATTTTTCTTTGCTAAGGGCCGACTCTAACACCAAGATACCTACCTAAAAAGAGGCATGCTGCAGTTTGGTTATTAGATACTTAATAATTTCAGACGGCCAAATTTGACCGAGACTATTGAATAAAATGCTCAATGGTGAACTAAATGCACGCTGCACTGCTGCACTCAAGCTTTACCTAGTTAGGTGCCACGTCAACCTATAGTTATTGTGTCAAGACTCAAGAGAGGCAATCCACCATTTTGAAGCTTCATGTGAAATAGGTTGCCAATCCTCCTAGTGCTTCAACAAGTGAAATGGAGGTTTCAAGTAGCACAGAAATCCCAAACTCTACCTTGGCAccagaaacaaaattttaaaggaaGGCCTCCaaagcattttattttcattagcAAGCACACTACTGCTCGGGAGGTGCATTTCTTCTTGATGATTAGCTGCACGAATGGCATCCAATTCTAGCTTGGGTTAATTATTTCCAGGATAACTTTCTTTCAGGTATCCATTTTTTACAAGTTAATTGATGTTTTGGCAACAAAATTTAGAAGGCCTTTACCGTCAATAAattagtttcaaattttcaggtAATACAAAAAACCCATTTCTTGCCGAGATAGATAAACatcaactaaatcaaatagacaTATCAACCCAATCACTATAGAATATAGGTCAAGGGTTTTTACTTGTTATCAGAAAACTAACCgagaatttattttttctttttttggacgGGGAGGAAGAGGTAGGAGACAGCATCTCCAAGAACTCATAATTGGATTGACCACCTCACTCCTGTGTGACCATCCTAAGAAGGGGtctaatgtttttaaaattttttaaataccaaatGAGTTTACTCTACTCAAGGGGTTGACCAAGTTCAAAGTTATACAGAATTGGTTTGTTTCAGGTTGATAGTGCCTAACACTACTCATCTTGGATCATTAAAAATCAGATCCGACACCTGCATCTTTGAGGCAATAACTGTGCCACCACCGAAGCAATGCAGTGAGAAGTGTTTGGGACACATAAGTTGTCCACCCATTTAAGCACACAAAAATAATCTTTGCAAGGATGCGTTTGAACATGCAAGAGGGGTATCCAATGAACCCGTTACTCCCCCAGAGATGGTCTAAGTAGAGAAAATAAGCCAACTGGTTCAAAAGAAACTCACACTTTGTTTAAGATTGTCAAGGTTTTCATCAAAGCTCGTAGTTCAGCCAAAGTTAGAAAGTATCCACAACCAAAgccacaaaaatataaaaaaacatggaatgaaataaaaaaatgtccgATATGTGTGTATTGAgctcaaataaaaataaattgtaCATGACCTTCTTTAAACTTTACACGAATATCGAAATATGCATTTCTGGCACAAAAAATCTGACATGGTATTTACTATTTACAATTAAGATCTAATATAAGTACAAAATCCCTCCATATGTCTTTTGAGCCCATATTTCAGCAGTACATTAGTTGTGCAGCTGTTTTACCTGAATTGCATAAATCACCCCGTTTATCGTGAGGAAGGTTGGCCTCAAACCATCAGTAGATATACCCCTCGCCTAAAAACATTCATACTGGTTgtcattttcccaaaaaaagaaaaaaaaaaagaggaaaaaaagagcaGATGGAAACTTGACAACCACAATCTGGAGAGAAAATAAGTAACCGAGCCCTCAGAGAGTAAATAACCTGATAGTATATTTCGGCCCAGAAAAGAACCAGCAATGCGTATGTTGTAAAAAATACAAGACTAGGCATATCTAGAAGAGCATGTTGGAGAATCTGCAAGTTTCCAGACAAAGAGAAAGGAACAGATGGATAAGTCTTACAGTGGAGGGGAAAAAAGACTGTTAAATTTTCAAAGCCAATAGTTGGAACCATACCGTAAccaaaaaacaagagagaataAAAAAGTCAAATAGTTGTACCTCAGGTGTCATTCTCTGTACACCCCTACGGAAAACAAACACCACAGACCTAACTGTGAATGGAAAacacaacaaaagaagcataagtaACAGAAAAAGTATTCAGGATCCAAGCTCATGTACCAGTACTAACCAACGCCAATATAATATACAAACCTCCATTGactacaaaattcaaaaaatggaaaaccttCTGTGTGGTCCAACCATATTCGGGAACTCTTACTTCAATTCGCACAAGTTGTATCTGCAAACCAATCAATCGTCATTCAGTACAATTACAAAGTCTGAGAAGATAGACTCCctcaaaaaaagagaaaaagcttGTTGTCTTGGATCACCACTGAAGACATAAAGAAGGACACCGTGGACGTCCAGGACATTAAAATCCAGATAGAACAAATAACTTTTACATACACAAGCTTCATCGTATATGCACAAAAACCATCGGTAGTTAAACACGACAAGCTTTATTCCTACAAAAAACCATCCATTACAAGGGATTCATCAAAGCAAGACAAGGTCAAATCAAAGCGACTAGCAAGTTCCATTATTATAAGGTGACACCTCTCAAATGTCACCAAGCATAATGTTTCTATGCATTTATTATGATATATTGCCACCAAAAATACCTAAGTCAATATCAAACGCATCACCATGAGAATGTGAGTGAGCAACATTAATGGTTCAAGTACCATAAAAGCCTAAACatgataatataaaatatattttatgaattttcattGTTTCCCAGATACCACCCTCTGGCATTCAAATAATTGTGAGAAAGTGGCTTGACCACTTTATTCTCATAGCATCACCTTCTATTGCTTTAAATTTCAAGAATTCAAAGTTCACAATGACGCACTATGAGGAACCATAACCCATGCATAAAAAAAGGAGGCAGCTAGTTCAAAAGCCATCATTTCATTGAATTTGTACTAACAGTCCGAACAACCGACTGTGAAGTGTGAAGAACCCAAAGAGAGTATTAACAACCCAAATGAAACCTAACCAAAATCCCTAAATTCAAGACTGCCACGAATAGAAACTAATCAATATAGAACAAAGCAACAAAAGAGGCAGCCATTCCGAAAATCCTAATAAGAGTTGAATTAATACACGAAGATTCCACATTTCCGCGTTTAAAAAAGAAACGAGAATCCTCCGTCACcaaaaacaagataaaacaaAACAGCTTCCTTTTTGAATCAGGAAAAAATGAATGTCTAGCCCAAACGTATTTAAAATAAGGAACAAACAAGCATGAGAAGAAGCTTTACCAGAATATACGTGCGAAGAAATTCTACTTTTCCAAGCAAACAAGGGAAGGGCATACCCTAACGATGGAAAACCAACGAGAGAGAAAGGCAGAGAGAGTTACGAGGGCCACGGCAGCAACTAATCCGTAGAGGGCGGAGAGGGTATAGAAGATCCTGTTCTGCCAAACCGTGGAATTGTTGACGTCTTCCCACCAATCGACCACGTTCATCGCCACCGCCGGCGTCCACTCCATGTCCTCCCTCCCCAATTTGCAGAAAGATGTATCTACGAAAAATAATGGGGGATGGATCCACGGAAAACCAAAAACTCCGGCCACGCTCGTTGCCGCCAAAATGACGAGGGGAACAAGGAAGCAACTGCCGGCCGTGAAAGgaattacaaaagaaaagaaagaaaagcaccAAATGAAATTCTCACTAAAccaggacaaaaaaaaaaatagaaagaaaacgTACGAGCCGAGGGttcgagagggagagggagacggagacGTCGGAGAAACGGGAGGGAGAATGCGAGGGAGAGGTTATTCTGGTTTTCTTCTCTGGGAATGGGATACGTGTGCTGCGAGCTTCGGTTTACCGGCCAGCCCCTTCCCTTCTGCTGCACACGTGTCGGTGACCTCTTTCATCCCGTACCTTCAATTCTGCCCCAGCTCGGATCCATTTGGATCTTGGACACGAAAACCTGGAAGCACTAACAACTCCGTATTCAAATCTTGGATCTCGGATCTAAATGCGATTCAGATGCAAGTCTCTGGATTCCGTCCGATCAGGACGGCCCGTGATCTAGGAAGCCCCATCCGTAGCCATTGAAACGTGGAATAAGGTTGAGAACTCGAGCACGATCCGATTTTGCTGCCCGTGTTGGGACTGCACTTAGCCTACTAAACAGACTGAATTCGAGTCAATAGTTAAATTTGATCAATCAAGCatgtcgagtcgagttcgagttcgagttcgagtttttaaattttatacaattcaactaaaagtttataattatgtttaataaaaaatgagttGGCAGTTTATGAAGCACACTTTTGTGCATAGCTATGCAAGAATCCACAAGTTGGAAGAGTTTAAGGGTTGAATAATCACGGTCCATTTGTTGTCATGATGTGATTAATGGAGGTGAGCCAACCAACTTGTTTATATAAAACCGTGCAGTCATGCAAGTCGTCTGTCTTTGAATTTTCCATCATTTAATGATATtgttctcatttaaaaaaaaagattgcttTCGAAATTCATCCATGCATTTTAGGTGATTGCCACATTCCTCCCTAAGTTGGGATTGATGAATGCCTCCCACATTCCCACCCTTAAGACATGTAATGAGTCATCGTCAGCAACTTATATTGGTAATCCTCAAAAGCAAAAATGAGTTTGTAgctatgtttggatgacatattctaaaaaaaatggttcTCTTTCCCTTGAATAACTTGTCTACATTTTTAAGGGTGCATAGAAACAATTATTTCATTTTGAGATGACAGATTTATTGGTTTCTTTTAGCAGAAATTGTGATGCATAAGTTGAAATTATATTTGATTTCACCTTTTTCTCTCCAACAAATGTAAAATAGTTGCATCCAACTTGGACACCACTTTGTGACGGTAAATAAAGTTGGAAAAAGTGCTGGTGATCTTGAATGAGAATAGTAACAAGACGagggttttgttgaaaaaattagAGAATCCACGAGCCAACAACACATGGTTTAGCGCTGCAGTGGGACCGGTTCCAGATCAACGTTGTTTCCGGGCCCACATAAGGGAAAGATCATGTGATGTGACCCGAGGACAGcaaaaaaagaattttataGAAACAGATTGGAGAAGTGGGGCCGTCAATCATTTGAGATGGACGGTTAGGAGAAAGCTTGGAATCTCAAGATCCACGGTTCATGTGCTGCAAGTGCAATAACACCTAATAAAGTTTGCATTCTAAACTGCAGTTGTGTACTCTTTTGTGAATTCATACTTTTGTAAATTCATACTACACCAATCAGATATGTccataaatagagagagagagagagagagagaaaaaaaaagaaagagaggagggGAGAGGCGGATCTGACCCATCTATATTATTAGTTGGAGTGGCAATTCTCATTCCTCAAGTCTGACAGGATAGCacctttttcaaaaatcaaatcaaagacaagggttttatatatatatatatatatatatatatatatatattccaccAATAAAGCCTTCAaataatgaagaagatgaactcTTTTCACGAAGAAAATAGTTGGCAGTTTCAAATTGGCGGATATGTGGAGGGGGCCGTTCACGTCCTGCTTTCTCAATAATGCGTCGATGACCAAGGGGGAAGCCCCTTTCCCTTCCGGCCGAGTGGAAAGCCAAATACGCCTTCTCCTGCGATTTGAGATGAGCAGGAATCTGAAGCCCGGCTTGCTGTCAAGAGAAAGATGGATGCTGTTGAGAAGCTGCATTTCAGGGAAAACCAGTTTGTCATCTTGTTGAATGATGCCCAGGAAATGTTGGGCATCAGCAGCTTTACATATTCCATGGGCCAAGCACGTCCCTCTGTT
This genomic interval carries:
- the LOC116260353 gene encoding tobamovirus multiplication protein 3-like translates to MEWTPAVAMNVVDWWEDVNNSTVWQNRIFYTLSALYGLVAAVALIQLVRIEVRVPEYGWTTQKVFHFLNFVVNGVRSVVFVFRRGVQRMTPEILQHALLDMPSLVFFTTYALLVLFWAEIYYQARGISTDGLRPTFLTINGVIYAIQIALWLVMWWKPVHFVVTLSKLFFAAVSLFASLGFLLYGGRLFLMLQRFPVESKGRRKKLQEVGYVTTICFTCFLIRCIMMCFCAFEKAANLDVLNHPVLNFIYYVLVEIVPSALVLFILRKLPPKRGVTQYHPIR